The Cloeon dipterum chromosome 3, ieCloDipt1.1, whole genome shotgun sequence genome includes a region encoding these proteins:
- the LOC135938678 gene encoding uncharacterized protein LOC135938678, whose translation MKLIGEPDFGQGHRLLLIFCAFCGQSFLSLTGWRAFLMKTHKFTTDFITIAFLALGTYNLYLSFHKFSLFLYFCAGYITISEAVFRSAFVAIRERELLEYSVKIQHFLNHPYVQAHKKVISRKLSRWLLFLIVYFMFMFGTALYLNAAAMNSTMHKEIAAKSSQHRSFDIVVGLSKVLSVLSGLIYFLPQELCATLIVLTCYLYSFFMIGRLVSMDLIFFSWYFNFLESFALLTQQLPLAISRDKRVQRVSLKQWLLFQQDLSRFLCDINRFLSPVIGAVVVLSGFKICLLAIACVKMAFEFNSAYMILSGVMLVQRVFLYCMMGQQIKEKISALHATAFRSSWFGAKKRLQNAALMICSAANERAGLTLPGSPFFALSLEFFATVMSAVFTYFIVIIQIQK comes from the exons ATGAAATTGATCGGCGAGCCAGATTTCGGCCAGGGCCACAGGCTGCTGCTCATTTTCTGCGCCTTCTGCGGTCAGAGTTTTCTTAGTCTGACAGGATGGCGAGCCTTCCTGATGAAGACGCACAAATTTACCACTGATTTTATCACAATCGCATTTCTTGCTCTGGGAACCTACAACTTGTACCTAAG CTTTCACAAGTTTTCTCTGTTTCTCTACTTCTGCGCTGGTTACATTACCATCTCAGAGGCCGTCTTCAGAAGCGCTTTTGTCGCAATTAG GGAGAGAGAATTGCTCGAGtattcagtaaaaatacaaCATTTCTTAAACCACCCGTATGTTCAAGCCCACAAGAAAGTTATATCGAGGAAGCTGTCGCGCTGGCTGCTTTTCTTAATTGTATATTTCATGTTTATGTTCGGCACCGCCTTGTACTTGAACGCTGCAGCCATGAATTCAACCATGCACAAA GAAATCGCAGCAAAGAGTTCGCAGCATCGGTCATTTGACATCGTGGTCGGTCTTTCCAAGGTCCTCTCAGTCTTGAGCGGCCTCATCTATTTTTTGCCTCAGGAGCTTTGTGCCACCCTCATCGTCCTAACCTGCTACTTGTACTCCTTCTTCATGATTGGTCGGCTTGTGTCAATGGACCTCATTTTCTTTTCGTGGTACTTTAACTTCCTGGAAAGTTTTGCTTTGCTGACGCAACAACTGCCGCTGGCCATATCGAGGGACAAAAGAGTACAAAGAGTGTCATTGAAACAGTGGCTCTTATTCCAGCAGGATCTCTcaag ATTTCTTTGTGACATCAACAGATTTCTTTCGCCAGTAATTGGAGCTGTGGTGGTTCTAAGCGGCTTCAAAATATGCCTATTAGCGATCGCGTGTGTTAAA ATGGCGTTTGAATTCAACTCAGCGTACATGATCCTTTCCGGCGTGATGCTGGTTCAGAGGGTATTTCTTTACTGCATGATGGGGCAGCAGATCAAAGAAAAG ATCAGTGCGTTGCACGCCACCGCTTTCCGCAGCTCGTGGTTTGGGGCAAAAAAGCGTTTGCAAAACGCGGCACTAATGATTTGCTCGGCGGCCAACGAAAGAGCCGGTCTAACGCTTCCGGGTAGTCCGTTCTTCGCCCTTTCGCTCGAGTTTTTCGCCACG GTTATGAGCGCTGTTTTTACTTATTTCATCGTGATcattcaaatacaaaaatga
- the LOC135938682 gene encoding uncharacterized protein LOC135938682: MQDQTLPIHSQQKQPCFGYTLLSVMHLVCGQNIRLPPKHLKISTFWRVVHFLYSSIINLAVIFCVGTTILTFLKYRENFGHALFIASSFFGVLECFIRITYTTICGKKIENVAARVYETLEFTEVDAKRQKTFIVKMSRIITILVTVLFSAFIVSISANYFSTFGQLEDIFGNVNGTEEEINQQMMSKQVPLEVVEAWTYVCAFFQLWPSTGMLKVYAAFLHVINFLGIGRIIVSDILFYSWYAIIINRYHMLAKSAPAVLNKQENDKRLVDWIQFHHTINELLQEVNELSSPGIVAAVVCTSLQICILSYVVIKMHDKAIIWSFLMFGIGSIYQVFVYCLLGQWIKDKVMELHSEVYRGPWIENEFTKQHAAVIICSAASEKIGQCLPGAPFFSMSLQFFASMTSVVFTYIMVLIQLN, translated from the exons ATGCAAGACCAAACGCTTCCTATTCACAGCCAG CAAAAGCAACCGTGTTTTGGGTACACCCTATTGTCCGTTATGCACTTGGTGTGTGGGCAGAATATTCGCCTGCCACCGAAACATCTCAAAATAAGCACCTTTTGGAGGGTCGTCCACTTCCTCTACTCATCGATCATCAATCTTGCGGTGATATTTTGCGTAGGGACAACGATTTTGACATTTCTCAAGTACCGTGAAAATTTTGGCCACGCGCTCTTCATCGCGTCTAGCTTTTTCGGGGTGCTCGAGTGCTTCATCCGCATCACTTACACCACAATATGCGGAAAGAAGATTGAAAATGTCGCTGCCAGGGTGTATGAGACGCTTGAATTCACCGAAGTAGACGCAAAAAGGCAGAAAACATTTATTGTGAAGATGTCAAG aattattACGATACTCGTGACTGTTTTGTTCTCCGCGTTCATCGTTTCCATCAGTGCAAATTACTTCTCTACTTTTGGCCAACTGGAGGATATTTTCGGCAATGTGAATGGAACCGAGGAGGAAATCAACCAGCAGATGATGTCCAAACAAGTGCCTCTCGAGGTGGTTGAGGCATGGACCTACGTTTGTGCCTTTTTCCAGCTCTGGCCGTCCACCGGCATGCTGAAAGTGTACGCTGCTTTTCTGCACGTCATAAATTTTTTGGGCATCGGTCGGATTATTGTGtccgatattttattttactcctGGTACGCCATCATCATCAATCGGTACCACATGCTAGCCAAAAGTGCGCCGGCCGTGTTGAACAAACAAGAGAACGATAAAAGACTGGTTGATTGGATCCAATTTCATCATACAATTAACGA atTGCTTCAAGAAGTGAATGAATTGTCATCGCCTGGTATTGTAGCGGCTGTGGTTTGCACTAGCTTGCAAATTTGCATTCTTTCCTACGTGGTGATAAAG ATGCATGACAAGGCAATTATCTGGTCATTCCTGATGTTTGGAATTGGTTCGATTTATCAAGTATTTGTGTACTGCCTGCTTGGCCAGTGGATCAAAGATAAA GTCATGGAACTGCATTCTGAGGTATACAGAGGACCTTGGATAGAGAACGAATTCACAAAGCAACACGCGGCTGTGATTATTTGCTCTGCAGCAAGTGAAAAAATCGGCCAGTGCCTTCCAGGCGCACCCTTCTTCTCCATGtcacttcaattttttgcttcg ATGACCAGTGTTGTTTTTACGTACATCATGGTGTTGATACAGCtaaattaa
- the LOC135938679 gene encoding zinc metalloproteinase nas-13-like, with protein MILKLFVLLWLSLCGIQSVPVLSRNEATYEETVSKIRELSLGLPDERVGEAVSKWSAESTTNPEELGSYFEGDILTVPEEPGRNGINGSYFRWHDGVIPFVIEETDFNETEVQSILAAIADYHSKTCLRFVEYDGNQTDYISIQGGNTGCWSGVGRLGGKQTVNLQPPNCIRRFGVIIHELMHTVGFYHEQSRIDRNDYVTINWENVDITKFHNFLTMPNSYAYGVDYDYGSVMHYTENSFSSNGNNTIDTKPPGIPIGQREGFGIIDLEKINLMYNCTVQ; from the exons ATGATCCTTAAACTATTCGTCCTTCTTTGGCTGTCACTCTGTGGTATCCAATCCGTTCCTGTGCTTAGCAGGAATGAAGCTACGTACGAGGAAACGGTATCAAAAATCAGAGAGCTGAGCTTAGGTTTGCCTGACGAGCGTGTTG GGGAAGCTGTAAGTAAATGGTCTGCGGAGTCAACAACTAACCCTGAGGAGCTAGGCTCTTACTTTGAAGGGGACATTCTAACTGTTCCCGAAGAACCTGGTAGAAATGGCATAAACGGATCTTATTTCAGATGGCATGATGGCGTAATCCCTTTCGTGATTGAAGAAACAGATTTTA ACGAAACGGAAGTCCAGTCTATTTTGGCAGCCATAGCTGATTACCATTCTAAAACGTGTTTGAGGTTTGTGGAATATGATGGAAACCAGACAGACTACATCTCCATTCAAGGCGGAAACACAGGATGCTGGTCAGGGGTTGGAAGACTTGGTGGCAAGCAAACAGTCAATTTGCAGCCGCCTAATTGTATCCGGAGG TTTGGAGTCATAATTCACGAGCTCATGCACACCGTTGGCTTTTACCATGAACAGTCGAGGATCGATAGGAACGATTATGTTACAATCAACTGGGAAAACGTTGATATAA caaaatttcatAACTTTTTGACAATGCCAAACTCCTATGCTTATGGAGTGGATTACGACTATGGCAGCGTGATGCACTACACTGAAAACTCATTTTCTAGCAATGGAAATAACACCATTGACACTAAG CCTCCTGGAATACCAATAGGGCAGAGAGAGGGCTTCGGTATAATCGatcttgaaaaaatcaacctaATGTACAACTGCACCgttcaataa
- the LSm3 gene encoding U6 snRNA-associated Sm-like protein LSm3, whose translation MADDGDTVTQVTVKEPLDLIRLSLDERIYVKMRNERELRGRIHAYDQHLNMVLGDVEETVTTVEIDEETYEEVYQTTKRNIPMLFVRGDGVILVSPPMRV comes from the exons ATGGCAGACGACGGAGACACG GTTACTCAAGTCACAGTAAAGGAACCCTTGGACTTGATTCGATTGAGTCTTGACGAAAGGATTTACGTGAAAATGCGAAATGAACGCGAACTTAGGGGTCGCATCCAT GCTTATGACCAGCATCTGAACATGGTTCTCGGCGATGTTGAGGAAACAGTTACCACTGTTGAAATTGATGAAGAGACTTATGAAGAAGTGTACCAAACAACTAAAAGGAACATTCCCATGCTGTTCGTCCGTGGTGATGGAGTGATTTTAGTTTCTCCTCCTATGAGAGTGTAA
- the APP-BP1 gene encoding NEDD8-activating enzyme E1 regulatory subunit codes for MASPGPKSPEQSDRSKKYDRQIRLWGEHGQSRLDFCHVCLVNATTLGTEILKSLVLPGIGAFTIVDGHMTSEKDVEANFFLDPDSVGKSRAEIATKLLMELNSDVRGDFVDESVEQLLNNSPDFFDNFTVVYAVSLPERTLLPLSKKLWSQGIPLIVCRSFGMFGSIRVQVPEHAVVETHPEHPLPDLRLDKPFPALIALVDAINLGSMTLKDHAHIPYVVLLFKALHEYRKRHPGSHPLKKAEKDELKQILKDLKLRDENGDPLEEENFEEAIRAVNAEIQPSRIPSNVTDILNDPCCINLTSKSNPFWITTRALKDFVEGEGGGLLPVRGSLPDMTAETSRYISLLTAYHDQSQRDVESVFRRAQQLLVELNLPPDTITEKDVKHFSKHSYDLHVVRGRSIADEVDPRTANTQEIASQLEDPESLMPLYVIMRGIDRFYTEHNIYPGSFDESLEPDIVELKSIVNKLLAELGISSIGKDDLIHEFCRYGGSELHAVSAFIGGCAAQEGIKFITSQYKPINNTFIYDAMTAQSSIYVL; via the exons ATGGCGTCGCCTGGGCCGAAGTCACCTGAACAGTCGGATAGAAGCAAGAAATATGATCGTCAAATCAG attatGGGGTGAACATGGCCAGTCAAGACTTGATTTTTGCCACGTTTGCCTGGTGAACGCTACAACCTTGGGCACCGAGATATTGAAGTCTCTTGTCCTGCCCGGCATTGGAGCCTTCACTATTGTTGATGGACACATGACAAGCGAAAAAGATGTCGAGGcgaa CTTTTTTCTAGATCCAGACTCAGTCGGAAAATCTAGGGCAGAGATTGCCACTAAATTGCTGATGGAATTGAACAGTGACGTGCGGGGTGATTTTGTGGACGAGTCAGTGGAACAATTGCTCAACAACAGCCCTGATTTTTTTGACAACTTTACCGTGGTGTATGCTGTATCCCTTCCGGAGAG gaCTCTGCTCCCCTTGTCCAAGAAACTGTGGAGTCAAGGCATCCCTTTGATTGTCTGTCGAAGTTTTGGTATGTTTGGAAGCATAAGAGTTCAAGTTCCTGAGCACGCTGTTGTTGAAACACACCCTGAGCACCCTTTGCCAGACCTGCGGCTAGACAAACCATTTCCTGCACTCATTGCCTTGGTTGATGCCATCAACTTGGGCAGCATGACTCTCAAGGATCATGCGCACATACCGTATGTTGTGCTTCTCTTCAAAGCGCTCCATGAATACAGAAAAAGACACCCTGGTAGCCACCCtttgaaaaaagcagaaaaggaCGAGCTTAAGCAAATTCTAAAG GATTTGAAACTGAGAGATGAAAATGGAGATCCCTTGGAAGAAGAGAATTTTGAGGAAGCGATTCGAGCTGTCAACGCAgaaattcaaccctcaagaatccCAAGCAATGTAACAGACATCCTGAATGATCCATGCTGCATCAATTTGACGTCAAAG AGCAATCCATTCTGGATTACAACAAGGGCCTTGAAAGACTTTGTCGAGGGGGAAGGAGGTGGACTGCTTCCAGTTAGAGGTTCTCTTCCGGATATGACTGCAGAAACTTCAAGATACATCTCTCTCCTCACTGC ATATCATGATCAGTCACAACGAGACGTTGAATCGGTCTTTAGAAGAGCTCAGCAGCTGCTTGTGGAGCTCAACTTGCCGCCAGACACAATTACTGAGAAGGATGTGAAACACTTCAGCAAGCATTCATATGATCTCCACGTCGTAAGAGGCCGCTCCATTGCAGACGAGGTTGATCCACGCACTGCTAACACCCAAGAAATAG CCTCTCAGCTGGAAGACCCTGAGAGTCTGATGCCCCTGTATGTCATCATGAGAGGAATCGATCGCTTTTACACCGAACACAACATTTACCCTGGCAGTTTTGATGAGAGCTTGGAGCCTGATATTGTAGAATTGAAG AGCATCGTGAACAAATTGCTGGCAGAACTGGGAATAAGCTCCATAGGAAAAGATGATCTAATACACGAATTTTGTCGTTACGGTGGCTCTGAACTTCACGCTGTCTCTGCATTCATCG GAGGTTGTGCCGCTCAAGAAGGCATCAAGTTCATCACATCCCAATATAAGCCAATCAACAACACCTTTATTTACGATGCCATGACTGCTCAGTCTTCAATTTACGTTTTGTAG
- the LOC135938680 gene encoding vesicle-associated membrane protein-associated protein A-like isoform X1 has product MFKGEKPEQVLQIDPSNELRFTGPFTSAVTSYITLKNPSEKKVCYKIKTTAPKQYCVRPNSGTLDPMSSVEIAVSLQPQQGDFPSSENYKHKFMVQTMFAPDGDYDSDQLWKEITPDKLMDSKLKCVFSSGSEVPANQDCVKEAPVQEKKVTKSNKVSSVKSSIKVGTQAENELARAAAEVKTLREEESTLRQENLALKEEVLRLRKATREAREQSGDSAIGGGSANAQTLANMENNRVYLILGIFAVLFGILLGKFLL; this is encoded by the exons ATGTTCAAAGGGGAAAAGCCGGAGCAGGTGTTACAAATCGACCCGTCGAACGAGCTGCGCTTCACAG GTCCCTTCACCAGCGCAGTCACTTCGTACATAACTCTGAAAAACCCGTCGGAGAAAAAGGTGTGctataaaatcaaaaccaCAGCTCCCAAGCAGTACTGTGTAAGGCCCAACTCTGGAACTTTGGATCCCATGTCCTCTGTTGAGATAGCAG taaGCTTACAGCCTCAACAGGGTGATTTCCCAAGCAGTGAGAACTATAAGCACAAGTTCATGGTGCAGACAATGTTTGCGCCTGATGGTGACTACGATTCAGACCAATTA TGGAAGGAGATAACACCTGACAAACTGATGGATTCCAAACTCAAATGCGTGTTTTCTAGTGGCTCGGAAGTTCCAGCAAACCAAGACTGTGTCAAAGAAGCGCCTGTGCAGGAAAAGAAAGTCACCAAGAGCAACAAGGTTAGCTCCGTAAAAAGCTCAATCAAG GTTGGTACTCAGGCTGAAAATGAGCTGGCTCGTGCAGCTGCTGAGGTTAAGACACTTAGGGAAGAGGAGAGCACTCTTAGACAAGAAAATCTTGCCCTGAAG gAGGAAGTGTTGCGACTGCGTAAGGCCACTCGGGAGGCACGGGAGCAGTCAGGCGACTCGGCGATTGGAGGCGGCAGCGCCAATGCGCAGACACTCGCAAACATGGAGAACAACCGAGTTTACCTTATCCTGGGCATATTTGCGGTTTTGTTTGGTATATTGTTGGGAAAGTTCCTGCTCTGA
- the LOC135938680 gene encoding vesicle-associated membrane protein-associated protein A-like isoform X3: MFKGEKPEQVLQIDPSNELRFTGPFTSAVTSYITLKNPSEKKVCYKIKTTAPKQYCVRPNSGTLDPMSSVEIAVSLQPQQGDFPSSENYKHKFMVQTMFAPDGDYDSDQLWKEITPDKLMDSKLKCVFSSGSEVPANQDCVKEAPVQEKKVTKSNKVGTQAENELARAAAEVKTLREEESTLRQENLALKEEVLRLRKATREAREQSGDSAIGGGSANAQTLANMENNRVYLILGIFAVLFGILLGKFLL; this comes from the exons ATGTTCAAAGGGGAAAAGCCGGAGCAGGTGTTACAAATCGACCCGTCGAACGAGCTGCGCTTCACAG GTCCCTTCACCAGCGCAGTCACTTCGTACATAACTCTGAAAAACCCGTCGGAGAAAAAGGTGTGctataaaatcaaaaccaCAGCTCCCAAGCAGTACTGTGTAAGGCCCAACTCTGGAACTTTGGATCCCATGTCCTCTGTTGAGATAGCAG taaGCTTACAGCCTCAACAGGGTGATTTCCCAAGCAGTGAGAACTATAAGCACAAGTTCATGGTGCAGACAATGTTTGCGCCTGATGGTGACTACGATTCAGACCAATTA TGGAAGGAGATAACACCTGACAAACTGATGGATTCCAAACTCAAATGCGTGTTTTCTAGTGGCTCGGAAGTTCCAGCAAACCAAGACTGTGTCAAAGAAGCGCCTGTGCAGGAAAAGAAAGTCACCAAGAGCAACAAG GTTGGTACTCAGGCTGAAAATGAGCTGGCTCGTGCAGCTGCTGAGGTTAAGACACTTAGGGAAGAGGAGAGCACTCTTAGACAAGAAAATCTTGCCCTGAAG gAGGAAGTGTTGCGACTGCGTAAGGCCACTCGGGAGGCACGGGAGCAGTCAGGCGACTCGGCGATTGGAGGCGGCAGCGCCAATGCGCAGACACTCGCAAACATGGAGAACAACCGAGTTTACCTTATCCTGGGCATATTTGCGGTTTTGTTTGGTATATTGTTGGGAAAGTTCCTGCTCTGA
- the LOC135938680 gene encoding vesicle-associated membrane protein-associated protein A-like isoform X2, which yields MFKGEKPEQVLQIDPSNELRFTGPFTSAVTSYITLKNPSEKKVCYKIKTTAPKQYCVRPNSGTLDPMSSVEIAVSLQPQQGDFPSSENYKHKFMVQTMFAPDGDYDSDQLWKEITPDKLMDSKLKCVFSSGSEVPANQDCVKEAPVQEKKVTKSNKIDDINHQVGTQAENELARAAAEVKTLREEESTLRQENLALKEEVLRLRKATREAREQSGDSAIGGGSANAQTLANMENNRVYLILGIFAVLFGILLGKFLL from the exons ATGTTCAAAGGGGAAAAGCCGGAGCAGGTGTTACAAATCGACCCGTCGAACGAGCTGCGCTTCACAG GTCCCTTCACCAGCGCAGTCACTTCGTACATAACTCTGAAAAACCCGTCGGAGAAAAAGGTGTGctataaaatcaaaaccaCAGCTCCCAAGCAGTACTGTGTAAGGCCCAACTCTGGAACTTTGGATCCCATGTCCTCTGTTGAGATAGCAG taaGCTTACAGCCTCAACAGGGTGATTTCCCAAGCAGTGAGAACTATAAGCACAAGTTCATGGTGCAGACAATGTTTGCGCCTGATGGTGACTACGATTCAGACCAATTA TGGAAGGAGATAACACCTGACAAACTGATGGATTCCAAACTCAAATGCGTGTTTTCTAGTGGCTCGGAAGTTCCAGCAAACCAAGACTGTGTCAAAGAAGCGCCTGTGCAGGAAAAGAAAGTCACCAAGAGCAACAAG atcGATGATATTAACCATCAGGTTGGTACTCAGGCTGAAAATGAGCTGGCTCGTGCAGCTGCTGAGGTTAAGACACTTAGGGAAGAGGAGAGCACTCTTAGACAAGAAAATCTTGCCCTGAAG gAGGAAGTGTTGCGACTGCGTAAGGCCACTCGGGAGGCACGGGAGCAGTCAGGCGACTCGGCGATTGGAGGCGGCAGCGCCAATGCGCAGACACTCGCAAACATGGAGAACAACCGAGTTTACCTTATCCTGGGCATATTTGCGGTTTTGTTTGGTATATTGTTGGGAAAGTTCCTGCTCTGA
- the LOC135938680 gene encoding vesicle-associated membrane protein-associated protein A-like isoform X4, with product MFKGEKPEQVLQIDPSNELRFTGPFTSAVTSYITLKNPSEKKVCYKIKTTAPKQYCVRPNSGTLDPMSSVEIAVSLQPQQGDFPSSENYKHKFMVQTMFAPDGDYDSDQLWKEITPDKLMDSKLKCVFSSGSEVPANQDCVKEAPVQEKKVTKSNKEEVLRLRKATREAREQSGDSAIGGGSANAQTLANMENNRVYLILGIFAVLFGILLGKFLL from the exons ATGTTCAAAGGGGAAAAGCCGGAGCAGGTGTTACAAATCGACCCGTCGAACGAGCTGCGCTTCACAG GTCCCTTCACCAGCGCAGTCACTTCGTACATAACTCTGAAAAACCCGTCGGAGAAAAAGGTGTGctataaaatcaaaaccaCAGCTCCCAAGCAGTACTGTGTAAGGCCCAACTCTGGAACTTTGGATCCCATGTCCTCTGTTGAGATAGCAG taaGCTTACAGCCTCAACAGGGTGATTTCCCAAGCAGTGAGAACTATAAGCACAAGTTCATGGTGCAGACAATGTTTGCGCCTGATGGTGACTACGATTCAGACCAATTA TGGAAGGAGATAACACCTGACAAACTGATGGATTCCAAACTCAAATGCGTGTTTTCTAGTGGCTCGGAAGTTCCAGCAAACCAAGACTGTGTCAAAGAAGCGCCTGTGCAGGAAAAGAAAGTCACCAAGAGCAACAAG gAGGAAGTGTTGCGACTGCGTAAGGCCACTCGGGAGGCACGGGAGCAGTCAGGCGACTCGGCGATTGGAGGCGGCAGCGCCAATGCGCAGACACTCGCAAACATGGAGAACAACCGAGTTTACCTTATCCTGGGCATATTTGCGGTTTTGTTTGGTATATTGTTGGGAAAGTTCCTGCTCTGA
- the Vps4 gene encoding vacuolar protein sorting-associated protein 4: MATGNTLQRAIDLVTQATAEDKKKNYAEALRLYEQGVEFFLHAIKYEVQGEKSKDSLRQKCVQYLERAEKLKKYLESGKSKKPVKEGDSGGKKKSESDSDEEDPEKKKMHSKLEGAIVVEKPHIKWSDVAGLEGAKEALKEAVILPIKFPHLFTGKRIPWKGILLFGPPGTGKSYLAKAVATEANNSTFFSISSSDLVSKWLGESEKLVRSLFEMAREHKPSIVFIDEIDSLCSSRSDNESESARRIKTEFLVQMQGVGSNNEGILVLGATNIPWVLDAAIRRRFEKRIYIPLPEEHARAIMFKINIGNTPTSLNDSDLKILAAKTEGYSGADISIIVRDALMQPIRKVQCATHFMRCSGPSRADPNVIDHELLAPCSPGEQGAIEMTWMDVPGDKLLEPVVSMNDMLRSLAVTKPTVNADDMFKLDKFKDDFGQEG; the protein is encoded by the exons ATGGCGACTGGAAACACTTTGCAG AGAGCCATTGATCTGGTTACTCAAGCAACAGCAGAAGACAAAAAGAAGAACTATGCCGAAGCCCTTAGGCTCTATGAGCAAGGAGTAGAATTTTTCCTGCATGCCATCAAAT ATGAGGTACAAGGTGAGAAGTCGAAAGACAGCTTGAGGCAAAAGTGTGTCCAGTACCTGGAGCGGGctgaaaaacttaaaaagtaCCTGGAGAGTGGTAAAAGCAAAAAGCCAGTTAAAGAAGGTGACTCAGGCGGAAA GAAGAAAAGTGAAAGTGACAGCGATGAGGAGGACCCAGAGAAGAAAAAGATGCACTCCAAACTGGAAGGCGCTATTGTTGTGGAGAAGCCGCACATTAAATGGTCAGATGTTGCTGGACTCGAGGGAGCCAAAGAAGCTCTCAAGGAGGCAGTCATTTTGCCCATTAAATTCCCTCATCTCTTCACTGGCAAGAGGATTCCgtggaaaggaattttgtTGTTTGGG CCCCCAGGTACAGGAAAATCTTACCTGGCCAAGGCTGTGGCAACCGAAGCCAACAACTCGACCTTCTTCTCCATTTCCTCTTCTGATCTGGTGAGCAAGTGGTTGGGCGAATCTGAAAAGTTGGTGAGGAGTCTTTTCGAAATGGCACGCGAGCACAAACCATCCATCGTCTTCATCGATGAAATCGACTCTCTCTGCTCGTCCCGCTCGGACAATGAATCTGAATCTGCCAGAAGGATCAAAACCGAATTCCTTGTTCAAATGCAAG GCGTTGGGAGCAACAATGAAGGTATCTTGGTGCTGGGCGCCACAAACATACCCTGGGTGCTGGATGCAGCCATTAGGCGAAGATTTGAGAAGAGAATCTACATTCCTCTTCCTGAAGAGCACGCTCGCGCCATCatgttcaaaattaacattGGCAACACACCGACCTCTCTCAATGATTCGGATCTCAAGATTTTGGCAGCTAAAACCGAGGG GTACTCTGGAGCTGACATCAGCATCATTGTGAGAGACGCCCTGATGCAGCCCATCAGAAAAGTGCAGTGCGCGACACACTTCATGCGCTGCAGCGGACCTTCAAGGGCTGACCCTAATGTCATTGACCACGAATTACTCGCCCCTTGCTCACCTGGGGAACAAGGAGCAATCGAGATGACCTGGATGGACGTCCCTGGAGACAAACTTCTTGAGCCCGTCGTCAGCATG AATGACATGCTTCGTTCTCTGGCGGTCACAAAGCCCACTGTCAACGCTGACGACATGTTTAAGCTGGACAAATTCAAAGACGACTTTGGCCAGGAGGGATAG
- the LOC135939250 gene encoding uncharacterized protein LOC135939250, which produces MEALKRSAIGTFFLLACLARVAWSASGSNLCSGNLGGQQGKYTWGDALTDSPDCIGPKGSPYPSAQIARMFGKLRGGDGFWTGSSRTGRGTFGSTPLMEPLVTRKALLKAYEISKGNNAVESIRSGRGSSKMFPTSPATAAGKDACAYNMPGRLCKTRYNTTAPMYGVSLTSGQPVTIVQKFPDLLQQVVFEVCESKECAVIQGECTQTYVPYLFLVIPLGPVTLTGQDYVLVESGCTCRPKYGSTVAEEGLDSIPPLPNFP; this is translated from the exons gCGTGTCTGGCCAGAGTTGCGTGGAGCGCATCAGGAAGTAACTTGTGCAGCGGCAACCTCGGCGGCCAGCAGGGAAAATACACTTGGGGGGATGCCCTCACAGATTCTCCTGACTGCATCGGGCCGAAGGGCTCCCCTTATCCAAG TGCTCAAATCGCCAGaatgtttggaaaattgaGGGGTGGAGATGGATTTTGGACCGGTTCGTCGAGGACTGGGCGCGGAACCTTCGGCTCGACTCCCCTTATGGAACCCCTCGTGACAAGAAAAGCTTTGTTGAAGGCCTATGAAATCTCCAAAGGAAACAACGCCGTTGAGTCGATACGATCAG GAAGGGGCAGCAGCAAAATGTTCCCGACAAGCCCGGCTACTGCGGCAGGTAAAGATGCTTGCGCGTACAACATGCCTGGCAGGCTGTGCAAAACCAGATACAACACCACAGCGCCTATGTACGGCGTGTCGCTCACCTCTGGGCAGCCAGTCACCATTGTCCAGAAGTTCCCAGACCTCTTGCAGCAGGTTGTGTTTGAAGTTTGCGA GTCGAAGGAGTGTGCAGTGATACAAGGCGAATGCACGCAAACATACGTGCCGTACCTCTTCTTGGTGATCCCCCTTGGCCCAGTGACCCTAACGGGCCAAGACTACGTTCTCGTCGAAAGCGGATGCACTTGCAGGCCAAAGTACGGCAGTACTGTGGCTGAAGAGGGCCTAGACTCGATTCCACCCCTGCCTAATTTCCCTTGA